One region of Ahniella affigens genomic DNA includes:
- a CDS encoding GNAT family N-acetyltransferase, with the protein MSASDTHQQSVEHIGRALSTALQHADPSLTIRLERAEDAETLCHLYQEFRWHELMHVPWPEAAKMAFLAEQFRLQADHYRKHYDCARFWVVCHESKVIGRLYLHRSPSEFRLMDIMLFERCRGKGFGRVMIDCLLTECQALCLPISLHVERENPARDFYLRRGFELDEDRGTYLFMVWRPMIVAAATD; encoded by the coding sequence ATGAGCGCTTCCGACACGCACCAGCAATCCGTTGAGCACATTGGGCGAGCACTAAGCACGGCATTGCAGCATGCAGACCCGAGCCTGACGATCCGGCTTGAGCGTGCTGAGGACGCCGAAACGCTCTGTCATCTGTACCAAGAGTTTCGGTGGCATGAGCTGATGCACGTGCCGTGGCCCGAGGCTGCCAAGATGGCGTTTCTCGCCGAGCAATTCCGTTTGCAGGCGGATCACTACCGAAAACACTATGACTGCGCACGGTTCTGGGTGGTTTGCCACGAAAGCAAGGTGATTGGGCGTCTGTATCTCCATCGGTCCCCTAGTGAATTTCGCCTGATGGACATCATGTTGTTTGAGCGCTGCCGAGGCAAAGGGTTTGGGCGCGTCATGATCGACTGCCTGCTCACCGAGTGCCAGGCACTGTGCTTGCCCATAAGCTTGCACGTCGAGCGCGAGAATCCTGCCCGAGATTTCTACCTGCGTCGCGGCTTCGAACTGGATGAAGATCGCGGCACATATCTGTTCATGGTTTGGCGGCCAATGATCGTCGCTGCGGCCACGGACTAG
- a CDS encoding glycosyltransferase: MSQAAPGASRRRLLIAGWHRPGTGFTRVLDALVQRFVTQVDITWVAIGDTGPERLLQPGVQLIPVPMGVGDSVGAYLIRDRLDALAPDAIFALNDLWYLEHYARVLGPVLGSIPLIGYLPLDGDIPDDLVLPDLSAYRTLCTYTRYAADNLRSSIQRAGMAINVAIAGHGVARAQFQPAETVRRVDFAITERLSLAQSLFALNEPTCVVLNASRPDPRKRIDLGLLGLAAYRAQGGSDVRLCLHQAIAHESMAEALRAQIRELNLESAIIWWPKEPGPISDQALTELYNACALGLNTSAGEGFGLVSFEHAACGVPQLLPDLPPLRELWQDAAILLGPPVRVRTRWSPLLMSELQPDHVADGFKNVLTDPKQYQALSHAALARANAPAFEWDSVAADIAGLIPEVFGNTGA; the protein is encoded by the coding sequence ATGAGTCAAGCCGCCCCGGGAGCGTCGCGCCGCCGATTGTTGATCGCCGGTTGGCACCGGCCGGGGACGGGCTTCACGCGGGTGCTGGATGCGCTCGTGCAGCGGTTTGTGACCCAGGTGGATATCACCTGGGTCGCGATTGGCGACACCGGTCCCGAACGCCTGCTTCAGCCTGGCGTGCAGTTGATTCCGGTGCCGATGGGCGTCGGCGATTCCGTCGGCGCGTACTTGATCCGAGACCGCCTCGACGCGCTCGCGCCCGACGCGATCTTTGCGCTCAACGATCTGTGGTACCTGGAGCACTACGCCCGCGTGCTCGGGCCCGTGCTCGGATCGATTCCACTGATTGGCTATTTGCCGCTCGATGGCGATATCCCGGACGATCTGGTGCTCCCCGATCTTTCTGCCTACCGGACACTCTGCACGTACACCCGCTACGCCGCCGACAATCTTCGCAGTTCGATTCAACGTGCCGGCATGGCAATCAACGTCGCCATCGCCGGACACGGCGTTGCGCGAGCGCAGTTTCAACCCGCCGAAACGGTCCGTCGCGTCGACTTTGCCATCACCGAACGACTATCCCTGGCCCAGTCGCTGTTTGCGCTCAACGAACCCACCTGTGTCGTTCTGAATGCGAGCCGGCCAGATCCGCGCAAACGCATTGACCTCGGCCTGCTCGGGTTGGCGGCGTACCGTGCTCAAGGTGGGAGTGATGTGCGTCTGTGCTTGCATCAGGCCATTGCGCACGAATCCATGGCCGAGGCGCTGCGCGCCCAGATTCGCGAATTGAATCTGGAGTCCGCGATCATCTGGTGGCCCAAGGAGCCTGGTCCGATTTCGGATCAAGCATTGACCGAGCTCTATAACGCCTGCGCGCTCGGGTTGAATACCAGTGCGGGTGAAGGCTTCGGCCTGGTGAGCTTCGAACACGCCGCGTGTGGCGTGCCGCAACTGCTGCCCGACCTGCCGCCGCTCCGCGAACTCTGGCAGGACGCTGCGATCCTGCTCGGACCACCGGTGCGCGTGCGCACCCGTTGGTCGCCGTTGCTGATGAGCGAACTGCAGCCAGATCACGTTGCCGACGGATTCAAGAACGTGCTAACGGATCCGAAGCAATACCAAGCACTCAGCCACGCCGCCTTGGCCCGGGCCAATGCACCTGCGTTCGAATGGGACAGCGTGGCGGCCGATATTGCGGGGCTAATACCCGAGGTGTTTGGCAATACTGGGGCGTGA
- a CDS encoding DUF6916 family protein — translation MLDLQSVAPEQFDAALNTAFNVSTGGSIQLIEVVRLKSPSPRPQAFSLTFSHPSAHLPQGIYELEHESLGKMAIFLTPIQPDKRGRLFEAVFN, via the coding sequence ATGCTCGATCTTCAATCCGTGGCACCTGAACAATTCGATGCGGCATTGAACACCGCGTTCAACGTCAGCACGGGTGGCAGCATCCAGTTGATCGAAGTGGTCCGGTTGAAATCGCCGTCACCGCGGCCACAGGCGTTTTCGCTGACTTTTTCGCATCCCAGTGCGCATTTGCCGCAAGGCATTTATGAACTGGAGCATGAGTCGCTTGGCAAGATGGCGATCTTTCTGACGCCGATCCAGCCTGATAAGCGTGGGCGCTTGTTTGAGGCGGTGTTTAACTAA
- the xth gene encoding exodeoxyribonuclease III, which yields MKIASWNVNSLKARMEHVQAWLESAKPDVLAMQEIKMESHLFPEQAFQALGYHCLANGQKTYNGVAIIAKTPMQDVITQIPNFADEQRRVLAATIGDLRVIDLYVVNGQEVGSEKYQYKLNWLEALQRWLEDEAARYPNLVVLGDFNIAPDDRDVHDPEAWHESVLCSTAERNAYKRLLDLGLLDSYRELDDNGGVFSWWDYRQAAFRRNLGLRIDLVLISQALRGQLKAAGIDREPRKWDKPSDHAPVWVEL from the coding sequence ATGAAAATCGCCTCCTGGAACGTGAACTCGCTGAAGGCCCGCATGGAACACGTGCAGGCCTGGTTGGAATCGGCCAAACCGGACGTGCTGGCCATGCAGGAAATCAAGATGGAAAGCCATCTGTTTCCGGAGCAGGCCTTTCAGGCGCTCGGCTATCACTGTCTGGCGAATGGCCAGAAAACCTACAACGGCGTGGCGATCATCGCGAAAACGCCGATGCAGGATGTGATCACGCAGATTCCGAACTTTGCCGACGAGCAACGCCGCGTGCTGGCCGCGACGATCGGCGATCTTCGGGTCATCGATCTGTATGTGGTCAATGGCCAGGAAGTCGGCTCCGAAAAGTATCAGTACAAGCTCAACTGGCTCGAAGCGCTGCAGCGTTGGCTGGAAGACGAAGCAGCGCGGTATCCGAATCTGGTGGTGCTCGGCGACTTCAACATTGCACCCGATGACCGCGACGTGCACGACCCCGAGGCCTGGCACGAATCGGTGCTGTGCTCCACCGCTGAGCGGAATGCCTACAAGCGCTTGCTCGACCTGGGGCTATTAGACAGCTACCGCGAACTTGATGACAACGGTGGCGTGTTCTCGTGGTGGGACTATCGACAGGCAGCCTTTCGCCGAAATCTGGGCCTGCGCATCGACCTGGTGCTGATCAGTCAGGCGCTTCGCGGGCAACTGAAAGCGGCCGGCATCGACCGCGAACCGCGCAAATGGGACAAACCGAGCGACCACGCGCCGGTATGGGTCGAGCTATGA
- a CDS encoding YecA family protein, with product MSEQPPYGLTDIELDELNEYLAEHPGPYQFGLDAAHGLLSAVVVAPEPIAASEWLPVLISDDGEIADADTNNRVLTLIVRLYNSIVQELEAFSYQPIYAEVEDEQGLARLSPRGWCEGFAAGIDLRSEIWGTRLGSDPRLLEIMDPIIRLSAEEGVLDIDVVGEPGSAHERGDELPLPGEQPWHEQASDDALPDEAGDDPPASDNPWQHLLEPMSEPDYDAALNAVAAAVADIQQYWRDHQPRQDESFDADNPLLRRKRDGQWVH from the coding sequence ATGAGTGAACAGCCGCCCTATGGCTTGACCGACATTGAGCTCGACGAACTGAACGAATATCTGGCCGAGCATCCGGGCCCGTATCAGTTCGGGCTCGATGCCGCGCACGGTCTGCTGAGCGCGGTGGTCGTGGCGCCAGAACCGATTGCGGCGTCGGAATGGCTGCCGGTCCTGATCAGTGACGATGGCGAGATTGCCGATGCCGACACCAACAATCGCGTGTTGACCTTGATCGTGCGCCTTTACAACAGCATCGTGCAGGAGTTGGAGGCGTTCAGCTACCAACCGATTTACGCCGAGGTGGAAGACGAGCAAGGTCTTGCGCGTCTGTCGCCCCGTGGTTGGTGCGAGGGCTTTGCGGCCGGAATCGATTTGCGCTCCGAGATTTGGGGCACCCGTCTGGGCAGCGACCCACGTTTGCTCGAAATCATGGACCCGATCATTCGCCTCTCGGCAGAAGAGGGCGTACTCGATATCGACGTGGTCGGCGAACCAGGCTCGGCCCACGAACGAGGCGACGAGTTACCGTTGCCGGGTGAGCAACCTTGGCATGAGCAGGCTTCGGACGACGCGCTGCCGGATGAAGCCGGCGACGACCCACCGGCAAGCGATAACCCCTGGCAACATTTGCTCGAACCGATGTCCGAGCCCGACTACGACGCGGCATTAAACGCGGTGGCCGCCGCCGTGGCCGACATCCAGCAGTATTGGCGCGATCATCAACCCCGGCAAGACGAATCGTTCGATGCCGACAATCCATTGCTGCGCCGAAAGCGCGATGGGCAGTGGGTGCATTGA
- a CDS encoding zinc-ribbon domain containing protein: MNRNVPVELEFVLRVARKVRPKPNSDVRIDYSKWSEAALACPMALIDEFYSHRPYQCRVCKRACVFSAEDQKHALEVLKKPLQSAPSMCEECHAIRVGLEREQRACFAKWRIAKQNLQGNPTFLTRWLEILETLPRYGIRADSGKITQLRRLLHATRPRS, encoded by the coding sequence ATGAATCGCAATGTGCCTGTCGAGCTTGAGTTCGTGCTTCGCGTTGCCCGCAAGGTCCGTCCGAAGCCAAACAGCGATGTTCGCATTGACTATTCGAAGTGGTCTGAAGCGGCGCTCGCTTGTCCGATGGCGCTGATCGATGAGTTCTATTCGCACAGGCCATACCAGTGCCGAGTGTGTAAGCGCGCATGCGTGTTCTCTGCTGAAGATCAGAAGCACGCATTAGAAGTGCTTAAAAAGCCCCTGCAGTCGGCTCCGTCAATGTGCGAAGAATGCCATGCAATTCGGGTTGGGCTGGAACGAGAGCAACGCGCCTGTTTCGCCAAGTGGCGAATCGCTAAACAGAACCTGCAAGGGAATCCCACATTTCTCACGCGCTGGCTGGAGATTCTCGAGACCTTGCCGCGCTATGGCATCAGAGCTGACTCGGGCAAGATCACCCAGCTTCGAAGACTCTTGCATGCAACCCGCCCTCGGTCGTAG